Part of the Trypanosoma brucei brucei TREU927 chromosome 2, complete sequence genome, GCAGAGAACATCCTAATTCGTGAGCCCACGGAAGGGAGGAAGCCCCTGGGGCGTGTGTGCATCTGTGATTATGGTTTCGCGACGTGCTCAACCCCAACAAACGAGTGCGTGGGTTCTCCAGGGTACTGTGCTCCGGAGATAGCTCTAATCGGAATCACGCAAGGACCGAAGGCGGATGAGAATGGCTACTGTTACGATGAGAAGTGTGACATTTGGTCATTGGGAGTCACTACGTATGCAATGTTAAGCGGACAGCTCCCCTTTACCGGAGGCACACCAACAGATGTGTTTAAAAGTATCCTTCGGGATAGCGTGCCATTCAGTTCCCCCACGTGGGGTAATGTAAGCCACGAGGCAAAGAAGTTTGTTCTTTACCTGATGACCTTCAAGGCAAGTAACAGGCCTTCTGCCCGAGCGGCACTGGGGCACCCTTGGTTAGTTGTGTAAGAAAGTTTGCGCACTGGACGTGCGGGAAAGGAATTACATGTGCAAATGTTTAGGAATTTGCTTTCACCGAGGCTCCACCTAAGGGGAGGAGTGATGACGTGGAGACAGTATCTGAGTAGGGGCATGCACCTCTCTTGTGTATAGTGACTAACGGATTTCTTGCGGGTGTACTTTAGGTCTGCAGATGGGGGACCTCCAAAAATGGGTCTGCCAACACTAGCTActaccttttcctctttctttttccactcaCACCGCTGGTTTCTCCAGTCTTTTCCTTGCACCAACAATCATCACCGAAAGATACTCCTGTTTTCGCATCACTACCCTGAAGGAGCACTACAAAGGAGGAGAGAAGGCCAAGGAGGGGGtgaaagaggagggggaggggcgcAGTAAAGtatgttttgttgcattTCTAACTGTGTGCCGCACGAACCGGTGGTCTCACGCTCCTCCGGCTGCTTGTACGAGCGGTCGCTGATTGAGAAGTATATTGCAGAGCACGGATGTTGTCCAATAACTGGTGAGGCTCTTCACAAGGAGGATCTCATTGCAGTGCGCCGGACACCTCTGACGGGTGCAACTTTTGTGGCGGATGAAACTGTGCCTGCATTGCTTGCGAAGTTGCACTCGCAGTGGGATGCCATTATGCTTGAGCAGTTCGCACTGCGACAGCAAttgacacaaacacaacaagagCTGGCTCAGGCTCTTCACCAATACGAAGCGGCGTGCCGAGTAATTGCGACATTTCTCAGTGACGGCAAGGCGGAGGAGGACACACGCGTGGTAGAACAAACTGAGTCAGGCGCAGGGGATGGTAGCAGCGAAGGAAACCGTGTGGATGAAGAAAGAATTGTCTTACCCGGTGAGGTTGTCCGGGAACTGGAGGAACACGACTCCGCGCAGCGgcaaaggcggaggacccgGTCGATGCCAACTACATTGGCGACGCTGCAGTGTGTGCAGGGCTTCACAGAGCGGAATTCCGTCCATTTGGGGAGAGGAGCATGCGGCGTCAGCCGTCTGGTGTGTGGCaatgtttttgttggtttggaCAACGCAGCTATAATACGCTGCGATGTACGAGGTGGGCAGGTGCAGACCGCGGGTGTCGGTCACGAAGGAGCGGTTCGTCATGTTGTCGCCATGTCGGGGTCTTGCGGTGACGGTAATACCAGCAACGGCACTCTCCGCGTAATATCTGGATCAGACGATGCATCGTTGCGTTTCTGGGCGTCTGAGGGAGAGGTATTGGTTTGTCAAGGCGTAGTGCGACACCATAAGGGAGGGATCGTTGGTCTCCGCAGTCTCACATCTGGCCGCTTGTTCCTATCCGCAAGTTCTACAGAGGTTGGGCTGGTCGATGCGGTTCGATTGGATTCTGTTGTGTGCGTCAACGGGGCAACAATGGGATTTTCGCGAATAATCAGTCTGGACGCACATCCGTACGGGGCACTGGCGGCAATAGGAGTGGAAGGAGCGGGCTTTTGTATATGGTCCACTGCTTACATGTGCGTGGACACCACCGTTTCGCTGAAGGGCAAGGGTGACGTGTGCAGTATTGCTTTTAACGGGGACTGCTTCACCCTAGCCACCGGTCTGCGCGATGGAAAGGCTCTGTTATGGGACCTCAGAAATTTGTCCACACCTTTCCGTGAAATATTGCCGGAAGCAACCGCGCTAAAGGGATCAGCTCTCAGTGGTGCAGTCTGTACCGTTGCCTTCGATGACTACGGCAAGTATTTAGCCGTAGGCGGGTGCCACACCCGCCTGTACGACTGGGCGGCGCCATCTGAAGGTCAACAGGAGTTGTGTACGCTGAACACAGGCCCACAGTCGGTTGCTGGCATCCTTTGGGACGTTGATGCGCAAGGGCTTGTTAGCTGCAGTGTAGATGGTGTGGTGAAGGAGTACAGATCAACATGATAAATTATTAAGCGGGTGGATGGGTGTAACTGTTAGCGAGGATCACTTGAGGGATGGCAGTGCGAGCCCACACTGTTGGTGCCCCTATCTCTGTGTACGCACTTTTCCGCTTGTCAGCACCAAGTAATCACTAATGTGAATGGGAAGgtacaaaaaaatagtgtTACCGCTCGTGCCAGACACTCTTGATATGCATCTATGCATAAGTGTTTTATATGCAAGGTTCTTCAATTTGCTCtgacttttttctgttcggCTATTATTCTTACACATCTCTGCCATTCTCCTAATCTGCTTGCTGAcatctgtgtttttttttaggtgGTGTCTGCGCTGTTAGCCACCATCGAGGGATGAGTGAGTTCCCGTTGGTGTCACCTAACGTGGATTCTGATCGTCCCCCCTTAGGTGCGGCACCCCGTTTCTTCCTTGGAGAGTCGAACTTCAGCGTGTATGAAGAAATGGCCAGGCaattgaaggaaatgggGTGGTGCGAAGTGCGGTCGAAAGGTTGGCTCCCGACGTGTGATGTCATTTTGGGAGATCGCTTCACAATTCCATACCCACTGCTTCGCTGCGAGTGCTTACCACCTACTTCACGTTACAGCGGCAGCAGGTGGCTAAATTATTTTCGAGGATCGCACCGGCTGACGTTAAAGGCATCCATGGCACGCCTGTTGCAGAAGGCTGACAGCACCTGCGGAGAGTGGATGCCGCGGTCATATGTTCTTGGTGGTGATCAAGAGCGACGGAAGGACGATAGAGAAGCTTTCCTGGAGCACGCAGTGAGGGACCCCACTCAAGTGTGGATCATCAAACCGAGCAGTGGCTGCAAGGGAAAGGATATTGTGTTGACACGCAGCGTGGCGGAGCTTGAAGTTTTCATCTCGGAGTTGGACCCGAAGTGCCGCAGAATATACTTGGTACAGCAGTACGTTCAGCGTCCGCTGCTCTATCGAGGGAGGAAGTTTGACATGCGCGTTTGGGCGCTGCTGAAATCGCCGTACACAATATATGCCTTTACAAAGGGAAGTTGTCGCACTTCCAGTAGTCCGTATGACCCAGACGACATCGAAGACTATCTCGTTCACCTCACAAATCACTGCCTACAGGAAGATGCTCCGGAGTTTGGACAGTACGAGGAAGGCAACGAGTTATGGTTTGAGGAAGTCGGTGCTTACTTGCATGAAGTTTACCGAAAGCGAGTCCTTGAGGACCGCATCCTGCCACAGATTGCTAGCATCATTATTCGTACACTGCTAGCCGCGCGGGCAGAGCTTCAAGTGCTGGAAAACGAACCCTATCAATGCTTCCAGTTGTTTGGTTACGATGTCATCGTGGACGAGGGGTTAAGCGTAATGTTATTGGAGATAAACGGATCGCCGGGGGTCGCGAGCAAGTATTTGCAGCCACTAGTACGCGAGATAATTAAACTCGTCGATGGAGGCGAGGCGTTGAACGAGTGGGACGTTGATGCGGTTGGATTTGTAAAACTCTGGGCGGAGGGCGATGAATTGCCTATCGGGAGCACGTGAGGTAGATCCAAGGCCGTGGTTCGATCACCACAGCTGCACCTTTGGGTTCCAAAACAATCGCTTCCCTCTTGTCGTTTCCATTCTTCTTCCCCTAACATTTTTCCACTTATGCTGTTGTATGCGTATGTTTGTATTTATAGAGATAGATCGGTGGCGGATATATTAAAAGCAGCGCTTTTGTGTCTCTTGTGCTCACCCTCATTGAGCGCGGGCGTACCTTATCCCTTCCCCCcgtctccctttctttttaataataataattccaATTACCTCTTCGTTTAGGTACACGGTATGTCTGGTGGTGTTAATCCCACTGTTCGCCTCAGCGCCACCGCTGGTGGAGGCACTGGCACCGCAGGCAACAATGAGCAGGCGCCACAGCCGAGTGATGCCTCAGTGTCCAAACCGCAACCGATAATGTCACGCGCCGCACGGAGACGTGCAAAGAAACCACCGGTTATTGTAACCCCTCAAATGCGGGAAGACGCACGGGAGAGGTTGAGGGAGCTACGGAAGTACCACCGGTTGCTGAAATCTAACGGAGCGCGCCGGAAGTTGGCGAAGCTTCGCGCACAGAAGCGCCAAAGGGATGTGAACCCCGTGGATGAGGTCTGCGCCCGTTTCGACACCGACTGTAGACCGCGAAAGAAGAGTCGGCGTGAGTAAAAGCAGAAGATGCGGTAGCAGCAGCGACAGAAGCTCGAGACAAAAGGTGGAGGCACCGAACTGCTGGCCGTAAGGAAGGCGCCTTGGGGGCAGCGAAAGGcgcaaaagtaaaaaaaacaaagaggagtGGGCATGAAATTGCTAGTGGTGGGGTTCTTTCCATACTAGTGGGCGGAGCTGCGGgctatttttcttctgcatGGGGTCGTCAGTTctgcgaaaaaaaataatatcatCCTGAGGCGCTGCTGCACGCACCCTCGCGTGAAGAACCCCAATATGTATTCGGTTAAAATCGCTTTAATTGATTTGTTGTTTCTAGTGCAGACTGCTGCACCGCGGCCCATACCCTTCCCTCCAAGGTTTCCTTTTCACCTGTTGTTTCTCGTATTGCAAATCTCCTCTCCACTTTGTTACTGGCTTGGGTAGGATCTACATATAGAGAGAACACGTGTGGGTATTGGTGTCTGCAGTGAGAAATGAATGAAGAACCACCTCAGATGGGGAAGTTATTGCTGGAAGCAGAGATCCCAGAGGAACTGTTGAAGGacaaaacaccacaggaacaaaacataatcATGCGCGGTCACCTAACGCAGCGCCGCTTCGAGCAGAACGAAACGCCTGTTGTTCGGGATGTGGTGCGGCaaaaggtgaaggaagaCGTACGACAGCTGGGGCTGAAAACATATCCTGCGCAACGACGAGCGCAGACGACTAACCAACTGAACGTCATGCGGGAGATGCACCAGGCCACGAAATTCAGAAATCCTACGGCAGCCCCATTGCCAATGCGGTTACCGCCACTTCTAGGAAAAATGCTGCGGCGGCAAAACAGTACGGGTGCGAAATCTACGCTGCTCGCACAGGATGGCGGTGCAAGTGCGGTGAACCCCGACGCTGAGGTTGAGAAGGATGGAAAGAGGTTGGCCTCGGCACAAGGGCAAGGTGACAGAGTTAATCCCTCTGCGAGTGGACGAAAATACTTTTTGTTGGAAGATTTTGATAGCACCGATTTTGAGCTTCATACGCCGGAAGAGTGGGTTGCGCTCGGCGAAGCATGTGGGGGTACGCCGGCGCGGTCGCGCTACTTCATCAAAACAACGAATGGGACGGAGTGGCGTCCATGTCGTGTCGTGGCGTACAATGAGTCCAGCTGTTGCTACCGCATCGTGTGGGAGTGCGATGGTTGTAGCAAGTGGACCACCAGGCTGAACATTATATTTGATGATGAAAGCGAGTTGAAGTGGCTTGAGCGTGTACGGCAAGCTGAGGCATATCGAGATGAAACAGAAGCAGCGCTTCGGAGTCGCCTGTACATAGAACAGCTCGACAAGAGCATTCTGGCTCCAATGGATCAGGTGCAAATGGAGCGGATTCTCTCCCTCGTTGCCCGTCGGTTTCCAATCACAACGCTATCGCTTGTTGATTGTTGTACGCGCGAGGTGGAAGAACTCTACTATTACAGTCTCAAGCGAGCGCAACACTGGCGGGAGATGGTGAGTGACCCAGAGGAACGGAAGAGAGCACACTTACTGGGACTTCCACCTCCACCGCCAGGGATGGTGACCGAGACATATACTGAGTCGACGAAGGAGTTACGCGGCACAATTGACACACCATCACCCAATTTTGAGGCCGCACGACAGTTCGTGGCGGAAAATCTCTTCCAGACACATTTGCTACTGAATACGACCATTCATTCCATTCACTCACAGTGGGGCGAGTACAAGTCTCAGTTGTTCTGCTTAACACAGTACGGCAAGGGTGACACACCGCTGCAGCTCCGATTGTTCAGTGACATGCAGTCGCACCGCGGTATTGCCACTGCCGAGAAGTTGCGGAATGAGTGGAGTATGAACGTACGGTACACAATCCTGAACAAGCTGGACCTCCATTTCAAGTTTTATGAAGATGATATAAATCGATACAACGGCAGTCGCATGAACCGCTTTGTGAACCTTGTCAACATCATGATGACATCTCAGCTACGTGAGTTACTGGTCGCCTCGCTACAGGAATATGCCGACTTTATCTATCAGTACCGTACAGTACCGCTTGACGGCGATGAGGAGATGGAAGAGCTTCAGGAAGACATTGAAGAGGCTCAACACTGGGTGAGACGTCAAAACGAGTGGAAAGCGAAACTGCGCGCTGACGCTGAAGGAGAACAAGAGCGGTTGCGCAGTGGTGGCGCATCGGCTGGCCCCACAGGCAGTTCCCGCCGTGTCCCGCCTAAGGCCGAAGAGGAAGATGCGGATGGGGAGGTACCCTTTGTTTGGCGGCTGGGCCAATTCCGGAACAGTATACCGTACACAAGGAGAGTAGTCGAAATGACGATGAACACACGCGGCTTACAGCCACTGTTTATACTGAACCTCGTGGAGGAGGACGGCCGCGTTGTATTCTTCCCCACACTTGAGGAAGTCAAACTTCGTGTGCGCGGTGTCTTTGAGAGCTGTTTCGAACATGCGGATAGAATACAAGGTATGGGTGATCAGCTTTTCCCCTTGTTGCAGCTCCCGCAGGTGATACTCCAACCTCTCGGCCCGCAGGAACCAGTTGTGTGTGAGGCACGTCGCTTGATTGACAAGGCTCTTGAGGACAACGTCGAGGCCCCTATGCAGCTTCTGCAAATGTACCAAACTTTTGAGTACATACTACGACTTGATCCTAACGACCTTGTTGAGGAGGCAAACGAGCGTCAGTTGTCCTTGCACGACTTCGACTGGACGTTCGAGCGACTCACTCGTGACAAGGAGCGCATTGTGCACCGTACGCATAATCATGTCAAGTACGAAATGTTTTTTATTGACTGTACAGGGATTAAAACAACACTAATCACAAAAGCAACCAATGTTCAGGACGCGTTGATGGAAGCACTAGCGCAGCGTCTAAGGGGAAATTGTACTTCTattataaatgaatataataTGATGAGTAATCGCATGGCGGTGGAGCCTCGAACACCGGAAGAGTTGCAGGAGCTACGTGACTTCCTTGATGCTATTCCGGGCCGTCAGGAACAAATAAACGTGGTGTTCGACACCGTCACCTCTGGCTTTGACCTTCTGTTCAAATACAGATATGACTTCTCCCCTGAGGCTTGCTACGACTACCACACAGCATATGAATGGCCGCGGCTCTTACAACAGGGGTTGGAGGATGGGAATTTCCGCAGCAGAGAGTACCGCACACTCCTTATGCAGGTTCTCCGCGACAACTGCGAGGTGCTCACAGAAAACATTGTCCGTTTGGCCAACACTGTGGAGGACTTCACCCATTTTGGCGACGATGCACGCGCCGATCAGTACTACGAGCATGCTAAAGCATTGGAGCAGCGCATCAGGGAACACCAGGCCCAAATGCAACTGTACAACAGCCATGAGACGCTATTTGCCCTTCCGCAATCGAAGTGGCCGCAACTGAAGGCTATTAAAGCGCAACTGGAACCGTATTACGTGCTGTGGGAGGTTGTAAGTCACTTTCAAAACGAGAGTGAGCGCTGGCTGAATACGCGCCTCCACGCGCTACAACCGTTCGAAGCTGATCGACAACTAACGGACTGGGCGAAAAAGGTAGCAGTTGTGTCTAAAAAGATTAAGGAGGCGGAACCACTAGCTGTGGCAAAGCGAATCCGTGAAAATATAGCCATCTTCAAGCCGAACATTTCTCTGCTGTATGCGCTTCGGAGTAACTTACAGGCGACGCACTGGAAAGCCATTTTCCAAGTGTGCGGTGTGCCGagggaaaagcaaaatttAGGTGCCGGAGGCTCGGAGTCAAACGATTCTCGGCCATTCAG contains:
- a CDS encoding protein kinase, putative, encoding MERYKLRPYPSARTPSSALYLCVDQLTERELAVKVIGKGNPSADRRVRRLLHGVQMVARAGPHQNLIAVHGVYDSDGNVYVFMDYAEGGTLLNYIKRRGPLPEGVTIQVVRQLLEALAHLHGRGVMHRDIKAENILIREPTEGRKPLGRVCICDYGFATCSTPTNECVGSPGYCAPEIALIGITQGPKADENGYCYDEKCDIWSLGVTTYAMLSGQLPFTGGTPTDVFKSILRDSVPFSSPTWGNVSHEAKKFVLYLMTFKASNRPSARAALGHPWLVV
- a CDS encoding tubulin-tyrosine ligase, putative, with protein sequence MSEFPLVSPNVDSDRPPLGAAPRFFLGESNFSVYEEMARQLKEMGWCEVRSKGWLPTCDVILGDRFTIPYPLLRCECLPPTSRYSGSRWLNYFRGSHRLTLKASMARLLQKADSTCGEWMPRSYVLGGDQERRKDDREAFLEHAVRDPTQVWIIKPSSGCKGKDIVLTRSVAELEVFISELDPKCRRIYLVQQYVQRPLLYRGRKFDMRVWALLKSPYTIYAFTKGSCRTSSSPYDPDDIEDYLVHLTNHCLQEDAPEFGQYEEGNELWFEEVGAYLHEVYRKRVLEDRILPQIASIIIRTLLAARAELQVLENEPYQCFQLFGYDVIVDEGLSVMLLEINGSPGVASKYLQPLVREIIKLVDGGEALNEWDVDAVGFVKLWAEGDELPIGST